In one window of Janthinobacterium sp. 1_2014MBL_MicDiv DNA:
- a CDS encoding LysR family transcriptional regulator, with the protein MDSLGGIAMFVQVADSGSFSATGRLLGLSSSAVGKSVARMEARLGARLFQRSTRHLALTDEGEKFLARCKRILAEVAAAERELGESTGAPSGRLRISLPRYSGLFEPVIAAFMLAYPAIELDLDFSDALVNIVSDGFDAAVRTGELDDSGLTRRKLCTFRRLLVASPAYLARHGQPGHPADLAQHQRLHYRFPATVRLEQWPLTMEGTAPAPGMVCNSVEMRVHLAVQGQGIAYLPAFAVQRELAAGQLISLLNEHTQQQTGFWLLWPASRHMPPRLRVFIDFLVEQFQNRTFGAWP; encoded by the coding sequence ATGGATAGTCTGGGCGGCATCGCCATGTTCGTGCAGGTGGCCGACAGCGGCAGTTTCTCGGCCACGGGCCGATTGCTGGGCCTGTCGTCATCGGCCGTCGGCAAGAGCGTGGCGCGCATGGAGGCGCGGCTCGGCGCGCGCCTGTTCCAGCGCAGCACGCGCCACCTGGCGCTGACGGACGAGGGCGAAAAATTCCTCGCCCGCTGCAAGCGCATCCTGGCCGAGGTGGCAGCGGCCGAGCGCGAACTGGGCGAATCCACCGGCGCGCCGAGCGGACGCCTGCGCATCAGCCTGCCGCGCTACAGCGGCTTGTTCGAGCCCGTCATCGCCGCCTTCATGCTGGCCTATCCCGCCATCGAACTCGACCTCGATTTTTCCGATGCGCTCGTCAACATCGTCAGCGACGGCTTTGACGCCGCCGTGCGCACGGGCGAGCTCGACGATTCGGGTTTGACGCGGCGCAAACTGTGCACGTTTCGCCGCCTGCTCGTGGCCTCGCCCGCCTACCTGGCGCGCCATGGCCAGCCTGGCCATCCGGCCGATCTGGCGCAGCACCAGCGCCTGCACTACCGCTTTCCCGCCACGGTGAGGCTGGAACAGTGGCCGTTGACGATGGAAGGCACGGCGCCGGCGCCGGGCATGGTCTGCAACAGCGTGGAAATGCGCGTCCACCTGGCCGTGCAGGGACAGGGCATCGCCTACCTGCCCGCGTTTGCCGTGCAGCGCGAACTGGCGGCGGGGCAGTTGATCAGCCTGCTCAATGAGCACACGCAGCAGCAAACGGGCTTCTGGCTGCTGTGGCCCGCCAGCCGCCACATGCCGCCGCGCCTGCGCGTGTTCATCGATTTCCTGGTAGAACAATTTCAGAACCGTACTTTTGGAGCCTGGCCTTGA
- a CDS encoding DUF6000 family protein, translating to MSDDPRLTDLQRHVAGATVRHAHPFGDASGMPLPPPAPLTPALRDDWVRPLYMGLHQPQAQACARRLAQADDAVIARLLGQFDWRSRTAGAYLAALKERPAFTAQLGGLLLASEVCYAGSAYCLALAAFDTPDSRAYLHRYLAHYLRQPQLHFDQAQAMAAIAYLDDKNGTDAAARHAPAWADFAASRPGLALDEALAAFTSRMATLRALQAAAPGK from the coding sequence TTGAGCGACGATCCGCGCCTGACCGACCTGCAGCGTCACGTGGCGGGCGCCACCGTGCGCCACGCGCATCCGTTCGGCGATGCTTCTGGCATGCCGCTACCGCCGCCGGCGCCGCTGACGCCGGCGCTGCGCGACGACTGGGTGCGGCCCCTGTACATGGGCTTGCACCAGCCGCAGGCGCAGGCGTGCGCGCGCCGGCTGGCGCAGGCCGATGACGCCGTCATTGCGCGCCTGCTGGGCCAGTTCGACTGGCGCAGCCGCACGGCGGGCGCCTACCTGGCCGCATTGAAGGAGCGGCCCGCCTTCACGGCGCAGCTGGGCGGCCTGCTGCTGGCCAGCGAGGTGTGCTATGCGGGCAGCGCCTACTGCCTGGCGCTGGCCGCTTTCGACACGCCGGACAGCCGCGCCTACCTGCACCGCTATCTCGCACATTATTTGCGCCAGCCGCAGCTGCACTTTGATCAGGCGCAGGCGATGGCCGCCATCGCCTATCTTGACGACAAGAACGGCACCGACGCGGCGGCGCGGCATGCGCCAGCCTGGGCCGATTTCGCGGCCAGCAGGCCCGGCCTGGCACTGGACGAGGCGCTCGCGGCATTTACATCCCGCATGGCCACCTTGCGCGCCTTGCAGGCCGCAGCGCCTGGCAAGTAA
- a CDS encoding MFS transporter, which translates to MPSSSKLMLTLQVLAACLTGLLIPLCFTGPAVVLPALSAELHGSASALNWVINAYILSYGSAMMVAGSLTDVLGRRRVWLSGLALFCVATLAIAWAPTVAWIAVLRGVQGLGGAAAFAAAMSSLAPLFRGAARNRVMSLLGTTFGLGLAFGPLAAGAMLELARWPAIFYATALLGAIGALLVAASVPADAPQAGGRLDWPGAISFSAALALLTVGTLLAPEHGWRSAAVLLPLALAALLFWSFIVIEGKARQAMLDLRLFRQRRFVGVQVLAASPAFLFIVLIVMLPGRFIGIDGVSALAAGRLMIALAAPLLVVPVLAALLLRWFKAGTLCAAGLLLVAVALAWLAQVLGTGSGAALAWPLLLVGIGIGLPWGLMDGMALSAVETQRAGMATGIFNTVRISADGVALAVAGAVLAGLIGAALARQLPAGLPLLAAASRAALGDLQQAAQLLPGHQALLRASYDDAFRHLLRLLAGLAVALAALLLYLFRKEAAQASRP; encoded by the coding sequence ATGCCCTCTTCTTCCAAGCTGATGCTGACCCTGCAAGTCCTGGCCGCCTGCCTGACGGGCTTGCTCATCCCCCTGTGTTTCACGGGCCCGGCCGTCGTGCTGCCCGCGCTCAGCGCCGAATTGCACGGCAGCGCCTCGGCCCTGAACTGGGTCATCAACGCGTATATCCTCAGTTATGGCAGCGCCATGATGGTAGCCGGCAGCCTGACGGACGTGCTGGGGCGCCGGCGCGTATGGCTCAGCGGACTGGCGCTGTTCTGCGTGGCGACCCTGGCCATCGCCTGGGCGCCCACGGTGGCGTGGATCGCCGTGCTGCGCGGCGTGCAGGGACTCGGCGGCGCGGCCGCGTTTGCCGCCGCCATGTCCTCGCTGGCGCCCCTGTTCCGCGGTGCCGCGCGCAACCGCGTGATGAGCTTGCTGGGCACGACTTTCGGCCTGGGCCTCGCGTTCGGCCCGCTGGCGGCCGGCGCCATGCTGGAGCTGGCCCGCTGGCCCGCCATCTTTTACGCGACGGCCTTGCTGGGCGCCATCGGCGCGCTGCTGGTGGCGGCCAGCGTGCCGGCCGATGCGCCGCAGGCCGGTGGCCGCCTGGACTGGCCAGGCGCCATCAGTTTCAGCGCCGCGCTGGCCTTGCTGACGGTGGGCACGCTGCTGGCGCCCGAACATGGCTGGCGCAGCGCGGCCGTGCTGCTGCCGCTGGCCCTGGCCGCGCTGCTGTTCTGGAGCTTCATCGTGATCGAAGGCAAGGCGCGGCAAGCGATGCTGGACTTGCGGCTGTTCCGCCAGCGCCGCTTTGTCGGCGTGCAAGTGCTGGCCGCCTCGCCCGCCTTTTTGTTCATCGTGCTCATCGTCATGCTGCCGGGGCGTTTCATCGGCATCGATGGCGTCTCGGCGCTGGCGGCGGGCCGCCTGATGATCGCGCTGGCCGCGCCGCTGCTGGTCGTGCCCGTGCTGGCGGCGCTGCTGTTGCGCTGGTTCAAGGCCGGTACCCTGTGCGCGGCAGGACTGCTGCTGGTGGCCGTCGCGCTGGCCTGGCTGGCGCAGGTGCTGGGCACCGGCAGCGGCGCGGCGCTGGCCTGGCCATTGCTGCTGGTCGGCATCGGCATCGGCTTGCCGTGGGGCTTGATGGATGGCATGGCCCTGAGCGCGGTGGAAACGCAGCGGGCCGGCATGGCGACCGGCATCTTCAACACGGTGCGCATCAGCGCCGACGGCGTGGCGCTGGCCGTGGCCGGCGCCGTGCTGGCCGGCCTGATCGGGGCGGCACTGGCACGCCAGTTGCCGGCCGGGCTGCCCTTGCTGGCGGCCGCCAGCCGCGCCGCGCTGGGCGACCTGCAGCAGGCGGCGCAAC